Proteins encoded in a region of the Gammaproteobacteria bacterium genome:
- a CDS encoding zinc transporter ZntB: protein MNTPLINAHCFVHGMTLNGDGSATHLTEVVDPQKPQWLHLDYSEDDCASTLQELGVPDNIIESLVRTNTRPRALVDQAGFLVFLRAVNLNPGDDPDDMVSLRVWLEPHRIITVRQRRVISMQNIRKELEEGKGPESIQGLFVWIIDRLADRISEYVDEIEERVGHYEDDLDKADLVKTRVEVSSLRRQAAVVRRYLAPQRDALDSFYRQSRNVLEEALVFELHEQTDRIVRYVEDLDLVRERCLVLQEELMNRIAQEQNARMYVLSIVAAIFLPISFVTGLFGMNVAGLPGVNEPLAFSLVAGTMTVMVVGTLTYFRIKKWL, encoded by the coding sequence ATGAATACCCCGCTCATCAATGCCCATTGCTTTGTCCATGGAATGACCCTTAACGGAGACGGGTCTGCAACGCACCTGACCGAGGTCGTCGATCCGCAGAAGCCCCAGTGGCTGCACCTGGATTATTCCGAAGATGACTGTGCCAGCACGCTGCAGGAACTGGGGGTGCCCGACAACATCATAGAAAGCCTGGTGCGAACAAATACGCGGCCGCGGGCACTTGTGGACCAGGCGGGTTTTCTTGTATTCCTCCGCGCGGTGAACCTCAATCCCGGCGATGACCCCGACGACATGGTCTCCCTGCGCGTATGGCTGGAGCCTCACCGGATTATCACCGTCCGACAGCGGCGGGTGATATCGATGCAGAATATCCGCAAGGAACTGGAAGAAGGAAAAGGCCCCGAATCCATACAGGGGTTGTTTGTCTGGATCATTGACCGGCTGGCTGACCGGATCTCGGAGTATGTTGACGAAATCGAAGAACGGGTGGGGCATTATGAGGACGACCTGGACAAAGCCGACCTGGTCAAAACCCGTGTCGAAGTCTCCTCGCTGCGCCGCCAGGCAGCCGTGGTAAGACGCTACCTCGCTCCCCAGCGGGATGCCCTTGATTCTTTTTACCGTCAATCGAGAAACGTTCTGGAAGAAGCGCTGGTTTTCGAATTGCACGAACAGACCGACCGGATCGTACGCTACGTGGAAGACCTGGACCTGGTCAGAGAACGGTGCCTGGTGTTACAGGAAGAGCTTATGAACCGCATTGCCCAGGAGCAGAACGCCCGCATGTACGTACTGTCTATCGTCGCGGCCATCTTCCTGCCGATTTCGTTTGTGACCGGGTTGTTCGGCATGAACGTGGCCGGCCTGCCGGGAGTGAATGAACCCCTGGCATTTTCTCTGGTTGCCGGGACCATGACCGTTATGGTAGTGGGCACACTGACTTATTTTCGCATCAAGAAATGGCTCTGA
- a CDS encoding M20 family metallopeptidase codes for MTPAKLILEYLENQQQAMVDLLMALAVIESPSTDPASQQPLRRRLKQEFEARGYRVILVPGRNSGGQLYATPHKRVSGSSTQLLLGHCDTVWPLGTLETMPVSLEADRMRGPGIYDMKAGLVEMLFAIQAIEELELPVPVTPVCFINSDEEIGSRESTRYVRKLASLADRCMVLEPSLGMEGKLKTARKGVGRFVVKVKGRAAHAGLDPTAGASAILELSHVIQKLFLLNDYEKGISVNVGMIDGGVRPNVIAPQSSAIVDVRVESQADAELIERTIHALQPETPGVSLGIEGAIGRPPMERTPANQQFWSLATSLAGQVPLTLSQGTAGGGSDGNTSSLYTATLDGLGAVGDGAHADHEFVFVDQLPVRCTLLTLLLLAPPLTSTDQE; via the coding sequence ATGACGCCAGCAAAACTGATTCTGGAATACCTGGAAAACCAGCAGCAGGCCATGGTCGATCTGCTCATGGCACTGGCGGTAATCGAATCTCCCTCTACCGATCCCGCCTCCCAGCAACCGCTCCGCAGGCGGCTGAAGCAGGAATTCGAGGCGCGCGGCTACCGGGTCATCCTGGTGCCCGGGCGCAACTCCGGAGGCCAGTTATATGCGACTCCACACAAGCGCGTCAGCGGCAGTTCTACACAGCTGTTACTGGGACACTGCGACACCGTCTGGCCTCTCGGCACACTCGAGACTATGCCGGTCAGCCTGGAGGCAGACCGCATGCGGGGCCCAGGCATTTACGACATGAAGGCCGGCCTGGTGGAAATGCTGTTTGCTATTCAGGCCATCGAAGAACTGGAGCTGCCAGTGCCGGTTACGCCAGTCTGTTTTATCAACTCCGACGAGGAGATCGGCAGTCGCGAGTCCACTCGCTACGTGCGAAAGTTGGCCAGCCTGGCTGATCGCTGCATGGTGCTGGAACCTTCGCTGGGCATGGAAGGCAAGCTCAAGACAGCCCGCAAAGGCGTGGGTCGCTTTGTCGTGAAAGTGAAGGGCCGCGCAGCCCATGCGGGCCTGGACCCCACTGCCGGCGCCAGTGCCATCCTGGAGCTCTCCCATGTCATTCAAAAACTCTTCCTGCTCAATGACTACGAGAAAGGTATTTCCGTCAACGTCGGCATGATCGATGGGGGCGTAAGACCCAATGTTATAGCCCCTCAGAGCAGCGCCATTGTGGATGTGCGAGTAGAAAGTCAGGCTGACGCCGAGCTGATCGAGCGAACCATCCATGCCCTGCAGCCGGAGACACCAGGCGTCAGCCTCGGCATTGAGGGCGCCATCGGCCGACCACCGATGGAACGCACTCCCGCCAATCAACAGTTCTGGTCGCTGGCAACTTCATTGGCAGGGCAGGTGCCATTGACGCTTTCCCAGGGCACCGCCGGCGGTGGCTCCGACGGCAACACTTCCAGCCTGTATACCGCCACCCTGGATGGCCTGGGTGCCGTGGGAGACGGTGCCCACGCAGATCACGAATTCGTATTTGTGGATCAGTTGCCGGTCCGCTGCACCCTGTTAACACTGCTGCTGCTGGCACCGCCCCTGACTTCCACTGACCAGGAGTAA
- a CDS encoding flavin reductase, protein MSKDPGVPPTIELDPAEPVWERFYSVHPLVVVGTREESGAADLAPKHLAMPMSWQNHFGFVCTPAHNTYQNIKRTGQFTVTFVRPSQTVLASLSASPRCDDGSKPIVQSLPLFRASRVDGDFLQDGSLFLECELHRLVDELGENSLIIGTVIAARVAEDALRKSDLDDQELISQAPLLAYLYPDRFAEIRQTYQLPFPAGFKR, encoded by the coding sequence ATGAGCAAAGATCCGGGAGTTCCTCCCACCATTGAACTGGACCCGGCTGAGCCTGTCTGGGAACGTTTTTACTCGGTGCACCCGCTGGTCGTAGTGGGCACCAGGGAAGAAAGCGGCGCTGCCGATCTGGCCCCCAAGCACCTGGCCATGCCGATGAGCTGGCAGAACCACTTTGGCTTTGTCTGTACTCCAGCCCACAACACCTATCAGAACATTAAACGTACCGGGCAGTTTACCGTCACTTTTGTGCGCCCCTCCCAGACCGTACTGGCCAGCCTCAGCGCCTCGCCGCGCTGTGATGACGGCAGTAAACCCATCGTCCAGTCATTGCCTCTGTTCAGAGCCTCCCGGGTGGATGGTGATTTTCTCCAGGATGGCAGCCTGTTTCTGGAGTGTGAGCTGCATCGACTGGTGGATGAACTCGGCGAAAATTCCCTGATAATCGGCACGGTCATCGCCGCGCGGGTCGCTGAAGACGCGTTACGCAAAAGTGATCTTGACGATCAGGAACTGATCAGTCAAGCACCGCTGCTGGCCTATCTGTATCCGGACCGCTTTGCCGAAATCCGGCAAACTTATCAATTGCCGTTCCCGGCAGGATTTAAACGATAA
- a CDS encoding RimK family protein produces MSKVLIVLNRSEDWAPYYPSEQVISVDDYLSLSLQPKQRVRIINLCSDYGYLSEGYYCSLLSEARAHKVIPSSRIINELSSPALYGIQLGAANTILNRVKPGAENRQEILLKSCFGQVKEQSFQPLARVLFERFPCPILEITLRFDERKEITALRLGNHLDLDDEEQTFFAEALRRFSNRVWKESRGTRFLRYDMAILVNPEDAMPPSDEAAIRKFIKAARQSDINAEVIGPEGIVRLAEFDALFIRETTAVNHHTYQFAKRAESEGLVVIDDSQSIVRCANKIYLANVFQANRVPTPRSLILHRDHPEQLEAAVQELGLPMVIKIPDGSFSRGVKKVETLEEFRIEAGKLFEQSSLVLAQEYLYTSFDWRIGILNNRPLYACRYHMVKKHWQIYRHGESRSVSGAFDTLPTFEVPKPILHAALAASRPIGDGLYGVDLKEVNGKGYVIEVNDNPNIDSGVEDWFLGKELYDLIMQEFRRRLELL; encoded by the coding sequence ATGTCCAAGGTGTTAATAGTTCTCAACAGATCCGAAGACTGGGCGCCTTACTACCCCAGTGAACAGGTCATCAGTGTTGATGATTACCTGTCGCTTTCCCTGCAGCCCAAGCAGCGGGTCAGAATAATCAACCTGTGCAGCGACTACGGTTACCTGAGCGAGGGCTATTACTGCTCGCTGCTCTCCGAGGCGCGCGCACACAAGGTCATCCCCTCCAGCCGGATCATCAATGAACTCAGTTCGCCGGCCCTGTATGGGATCCAGCTTGGCGCTGCCAATACCATTCTCAACCGGGTAAAGCCGGGTGCCGAAAACAGGCAGGAGATTCTGCTCAAATCCTGTTTTGGTCAGGTTAAAGAGCAAAGCTTTCAGCCACTGGCCAGAGTGCTTTTCGAGCGCTTTCCCTGTCCTATCCTGGAGATTACACTGCGCTTTGATGAGCGGAAAGAAATCACGGCACTCCGGCTGGGCAATCATCTGGATCTTGATGATGAGGAACAGACGTTCTTTGCCGAGGCGCTGCGGCGATTCAGCAACCGGGTCTGGAAAGAAAGCCGCGGAACCCGCTTTCTCCGCTATGACATGGCAATACTGGTAAATCCGGAAGACGCGATGCCGCCCAGTGATGAAGCCGCAATTCGCAAGTTTATCAAGGCTGCTCGCCAGTCGGACATCAATGCGGAGGTTATCGGGCCGGAAGGCATCGTCAGGCTGGCGGAGTTCGATGCGCTGTTTATCCGGGAGACCACGGCAGTCAATCATCACACTTACCAGTTCGCCAAGCGGGCCGAGTCAGAAGGGCTGGTGGTCATCGACGATTCCCAATCCATTGTCCGCTGTGCCAACAAGATTTATCTTGCCAACGTGTTTCAGGCTAACCGTGTGCCTACGCCCCGGAGCCTGATATTACACCGGGATCACCCCGAGCAACTGGAAGCGGCGGTGCAGGAACTGGGTCTGCCGATGGTGATCAAGATTCCTGACGGTTCGTTCTCCCGGGGCGTCAAGAAAGTGGAGACGCTGGAAGAATTCCGTATCGAAGCGGGGAAGCTGTTCGAACAATCCAGTCTGGTGCTGGCCCAGGAGTACCTCTACACCAGCTTCGACTGGCGCATCGGAATTCTCAACAACAGGCCTCTCTATGCCTGTCGCTATCACATGGTGAAGAAGCACTGGCAGATTTATCGCCATGGTGAGAGCCGTTCGGTCAGCGGTGCCTTTGATACCCTGCCAACCTTCGAGGTGCCGAAACCTATTCTGCATGCAGCCCTTGCCGCGTCTCGTCCCATTGGAGACGGGCTCTATGGCGTGGATCTGAAAGAGGTCAATGGCAAGGGTTATGTGATCGAGGTGAATGACAATCCAAATATAGACAGTGGTGTCGAGGACTGGTTTCTGGGTAAGGAACTCTACGACCTTATCATGCAGGAATTCAGGCGGCGCCTGGAACTACTATGA